atttcccatttctggaaaaagctgcagtaaaatggtttgatatgagatgtgctcatagtatgggacgtcactgatgagaactgactattatttttttctacttattagaaatggggtctttatagcactctaaattgccatatggacccatatctcaaacatgctgcagtaaaatgctttgatatgaggtgtgcatatagtatggcatgtgctttataagaactgaccattgtttttttctacttattataaatggtgtctttatagccatcgaaatcaccatttggacccatatgtcaaaaatgctgcagtaaaaggttttgatatgaggtgtgcatatagtatgggaaatcccttataggaacagactattgtttttttctacttattagaaatggtgtctttatagccctttaaatcattgtattgtcccatatattaaaaatgctgcagtaaaatggtttcatatgaagtgtgcatatagtatgggatgtccctgataagaactgactattgtttttttctacttattagaaatggtgtctttatcgccctctaaatcattgtattgtcccatatctcaaaaatgctgcagtaaaatggtttcatatgaagggtgcaaatagtatgtgatgtccctgataagaactgacctttgtttttttctacttattagaaatgttgactttatagccctctaaatcgcgatatggacgcatatctcaaaaatgctgcagtaaaatggtttgatatgaggtttgcatatagtttgggatgtcccttatatgaactgacctttgttttttttctacttattagaaatagggttgtgatgagtggggcggggccgcgagccatgagaacggaatgaggccagtggagtgactggaaatgagcgacgcctgctccactcaccggtctcgcgtcccgcggtggagatggaaggatacaaaagagggtgcgacgacagtgaacaacgagagagggccaggccaggccatgattttagtttgtgtttggtttttgtttgtaagcgacagtcgtccgtgaagggctgtcgcagtgttttgtgtttattttgttattaaaagccttatttgattgatggccggtttccgcctccttcttcctgtggataaaaagttttgtactccgctataggggtctttatagccctcttaatcgccatatggacccatatctcaaaaatgctttagcaaaatgattttttgtgtatatagtatgggacgtccctgataagaactgaccattgtttttttctatttattagaaatatgatctttataaccctttaaagtgtaataatgtcccatatctcaaaaatgctgttgtacaatggtttgatatgaagtttgcatatagtatgcgaagtcccttataagaactgaccattgtttttttctacttgttagaaatgggatcttaaaagacttgtaaagtgtaatattatcctatatctctaaaaggctccagtaaaatggttttatgtgaggtatggatatagtatgggatgtcttctttaagaactgacctttaattgcttctttctcatcataaaaaagtgtcttctaaatcaatgaatgtcccatatctcgttttctactaataattgtaatgctttgaaaggctgaaaattatagtaatacagagcagtcaaggaaaacaataagttacacgaatattagagcagatgggcgaaaaaggtcgtcatagatcaaatctgaacgtatagatgaaaagcgctctgaaagcgcgttccctctctgttgttcctgctattgccgtaattatagtaatacacgcgcatataaatttcactcgcggctggcttgacggtgtttttctgaagtgcggctggcttgaccgcagtaaaaagcaagagaaggattgcttttggcgttaaatgacaatcttttgtcagaagaggagtttttaatattgtatgatgtaaataagtctaaaaacataacatttatttatctaacctctcacgttgtagcgactccggcaaatcagctgttctcccgtagtagaccgttaaattagaacgtcacaaagtagcagttaaattcgcgcaggcgcaatacaacgccagaatggcgttgccgttccaccagaggctgttgcttaaagtccctatcacctcttcgaatgccgacttcccgggagctcataaaaactgaaaaccttcgcttcacgtctcaataagtcaggctctgattggttctcttctctcatgcagtctgttctgttttgctggttcttttgctcattcctcgcatctctgccgtctgctgatttgattttcgtcacagtctattttcgtctcgtcctttattcgttgacgataatgtcaatcaatttagtcatagttttagtctccatcagtgccttctattttagttttcgtttcgttttcgtcggcaaaaatatattcgtgacgaaaataatgacgaaaatatttagtcaacgaaattaacactggcaaGAAGACATGTCAATGCAGTTAAATGTGAACACTGCAGCAAACCACTCTAAAACTGAAGTGCAGAAGTTAAATGAAATACTGGAGACTGTGCAGAAATGGCAGAACATTCCTCAGCACATTAGCCAGCAAATTAAAAACCTGCATGACTGTATAACAAATGCCACCGTGACAGGAATGGAATTTACAGCTGTATCTACAGATTTGACAAGAAAGATAAGACCATTGTTTCCACACAGAGCAAAAAACATGAAACGAAAGTATAGAAAGAATTTCAAAAGACGACTAACTAAATTCAAAGAATAAATgtagatatggaaaaaaaaaacatgtaaaatacaaatgtaaaattaacTTGCTACATGTAAATGTGCACATGAAAAATTAAGTGAAAGAGACTGctgttttttgcttttgtttattttactatatattgttttaaaacaaatctgAAAAATAATGCAATCTTTAATTGTAAATAAAGCTAAGTAAATAATGAACATTAACATTACCCTGCTGTCTGAATGCGTTCTCTAACAGTGATATGTtgtatatttaaatcaaataactcaaataaatcaaataactcAAAATAATTGAGATGACAATGTTTGAAACATTCATTTGTTATTGTGTTCACTGGCTCAGTGTACCTCTACTTAAACTGACTGATTAAAAATGAGATGACAACATCTACAACTTGTGGTCCAAATGTATGGGTCAGCAGACTAAAAGGTGATTCCTCTCCCAGTTTTTCCCTCAGCAAGCACTGGAGAGTACAGAGTGTATTCCTGTAAACATAAATGGACAGATTTGTAAGCAAGactcaagtaaaaaataaaatccaaatgcAGAAAGCAACTTACTTTGCAATGTCTGCCTCAGCAATGGGAACACTTTCAATCATGCTCAGGTTTACATATCTCCCTAGCATGGCTCCCAGCTCCTGGGCTAAATCTGTGGCCTCTCCTTCACTGAGAGCAGAGAAGATACTTGTTTTTGTCTTGGCTTTTATCGGCCGTTGTTCTCTGAGCTCCTGAGGGAGATCCTCTTTACGAACCTTTGGGTAAACCAATATGTTATGGTTTTTGTTCTGTAGAAGTATAGCACATTGCTATAAGGTTTAGAGTATATACAAACCCTAATTAGGCTTCTTAACATGTTGTTTGACATGTTTTCTGCCATgattcttctcttcagttcagcTTGAGTGACCGTGTACTTTCTTTTGGAGCCTGGCACCGACAGCCTTCCCAGAACTGTATAGTTTCTTCCCTGAGCTGTTTTGTACTCTTCTCTTTCCTTAGGTATGTCTTCTTCCTCTCTACcttctaattttcttttcttgGCTATGTTTTCCTCATGCTCTCTCTCATCAACCAGTTGCTCCTCTTCACTTTCTCTTTCTTCTGCTTTGTTTTCCTCTGCTTCTCTTTGTGCTGCATAAGCAAAACTTATAGTCAATAACCAGTATTACAGGATGAATGTAGCATAAGTTAAATACATATCATCTGCCATATCAAAACATCAGAAAGTTATGCTTGTGCCCCCTATGCTGTATTTTAAATAACTTCCTAAAATTTAAGACACAGTGGCACACGATGTTAGATattttaactaaattaatttcataagGATTCTGTAATGTTcataaacaaatttaaaatacacCTTCTAAACTACTTTGCATTTTGTCCCTGATCTGTGCACGCCTTGAAAATGCATCGGCCAGTGTAAACCAGGACGTACAGTCAAGCTCATTGATTAGTTCTTTGGGAGGATCCTAGAGGAATGAATTGaaacataaatcatttgtttacttttagtGACATGTAGTGCCAagattttactttttactttcagAACTTACCTTCAGAAAATACTCTGCATAGAGTAATACAAATATGCCGCACTCAGAGGTGTTTCCTTGCTGTTCAGGTACCCTCAATTTCAGGGCTGGCATAGAATCTGCAGAAAATATCCGGGgtgtttttcttgtgtttttccaCATTTCTGTTAAGtaactgaaagagaaaaaaaaaacttatgaaaTGTGTATCTCTATGACAGCCACATTGTATTGAACTTTTTGTTAAAGCATATCTTGAACCAACCTTCGAATGTTTTGAAACACATCCATGCTGTCACTCACTTGCTCAGACTGGGAGTCTAGCATTAAAATGCAAGGCCTAAATGTAGAACACAACTGATTAAACACAGACAAATTGGTAAAGGACTAAAAATAGCAGCATTATTTCATAGTACGGGTAACAGCACCAAATGTAATTACCCCAAtgtaaaatacatatctacctccTTCTTTGCACCAATTTCCGCCCCCTTTTGGTATGTTCCACTTCTTCGTTTCCAGGGAAGCACACAATCATGAGTCTCCAGTGGTTTCTGAAAAACATTAATAGACAATATAAGTAGGATAAGGTTTGACTGACCAGTCATATTTGAGCTGTGAAATAAGTAATAacaatcagtaaataaataatgtaaagttCTCACCCAAGAGCATTCTCGACTATCAATAGATAGTCCTTTCGGAAAATGTCCTCGTGTTTTGTCCAGTTGACGACACCTGAAAATCCACTACAATTGCATAGATGGCATGATAAATCATATGGTAAAAGTAATTTTTCAATAATACGATTCAATATATAACCATGACAGTACATGGCTTCTTCAAAGTCCATGTAATGCTAGATACTGTAGCATTATCATCTGCAAAACATACAGAGAGAAACTCGCAgtgtaattcaaattaatttaatttttatgaatttaatgaTCTTTCTTAACATATCAGTAACTCCTACCTGTTTTTCAATTTAGTGTAAAAATGCACTGGGTAGATCAAAGTTTTCCGCCTTTTATTACGTCCTAGTTCATCATGAACAGACCTAGAACGATTTAGTAGAAAATTATTGCTAAGAATATTATGATTTGCAGTTTCATGAAGTAAAAATAATTACCTCAATACAATGTCCATGACAATGTCATTCAGCCACATTCCATCGTCCAATGTTGCAAGGGACTCTTTTGTCAATAAAGGCACACCAAAAGACCTCaaaggaaaaatacaaaaatatatatatattttttttacaaatgttacaaAAAGTCAGATTTCTGGTTTATATACAgacaatatttaaattgtattttaatattttttaatgtttacccTTTATCTGTCTCCATAGATAAACGCTATCTGTGCAAAGAAAAAAGTTGATGTTAACATTAAGAAATTTAAATTAGGTTTCATCCAGtgataattgtaaaatgagaaaaAACTTAAACGCCCTAAAACTTTTGAATGCCCCAAGAAATGATGCCCcagaataacaaaataaataaataattattattattaatcattattatttaaatacagtgaTTTATCaatgtttgtcttatattatatTAGCTATAAGTAATTAAacccctgggtcaacacaagacatttcattattaatattatcattattatgattatgattattattattgcaatatagtgatagattactcttggtgttatattatatattgtataaaaataataataatactaatactaatactaataataataataataataataattattattattattattattattattattattattattattattaataaaataaagtgattcaTTACTGTTTGTaatatattagatgagctataacaAATGAATTCTCTGGGTCAACacaaaataattcattattattaatgcaatataattatacattactCGTGGTCTTACaatagatattgtattattatttattattattattattattattcaaatacagcgattaattactgtttgtcatATATTAGATGAGCTAAAAATAATGAGGCCCTGGGTCAACATaagaatatttcattattattataatactactattattattatcatcattattattattattgcaatatagaaatagattactcttggtcttatataagatattgtattattattattattattattattattattattattattattaacataaagtgattaattattgtttgtcttatattagttgaactataaagaatgaagtccctgggtcaacataaGAATATGATGTCCctggatcatcatcatcattattattattattattatttattattattgcaatatagagatagattactcttggtctaatataagatattgtattattattattattattaaaataaagtgattaattattgtttgtcttatattagttgaactat
The genomic region above belongs to Carassius gibelio isolate Cgi1373 ecotype wild population from Czech Republic chromosome A11, carGib1.2-hapl.c, whole genome shotgun sequence and contains:
- the LOC128022853 gene encoding uncharacterized protein LOC128022853 — encoded protein: MQTQREAEENKAEERESEEEQLVDEREHEENIAKKRKLEGREEEDIPKEREEYKTAQGRNYTVLGRLSVPGSKRKYTVTQAELKRRIMAENMSNNMLRSLIRVRKEDLPQELREQRPIKAKTKTSIFSALSEGEATDLAQELGAMLGRYVNLSMIESVPIAEADIAKNTLCTLQCLLREKLGEESPFSLLTHTFGPQVVDVVISFLISQFK